One part of the Aestuariirhabdus litorea genome encodes these proteins:
- a CDS encoding zinc-dependent alcohol dehydrogenase family protein yields the protein MLKAQYNARGPVPEASIEAVSFEKPVLDSGQVLIEVLAAPINPSDVLTLTGEYGMLPPLPAVGGNEGVGRVVEQGAGVDAPAVGQTVLLPVGCGTWASHVVASAGELVPLPNDADPQQLAMMTVNPPTASLLLSEFVDLAAGDWVIQNAANSGVGGYLIQLARLRGYKTVNVVRRESAVAAVEAEGADVVLVDGDDLRQRVLEATGGEMPRLAIDAVGGAATDRIAACLGEGGILVNYGAMSREPCQIAPLNLVFKDIQVKGFWLARWFQQASAEQKMKVFGEVAGLIAAGKLHARVAASFSLEQIKEAVAAAAAGEREGKVMVVPNRS from the coding sequence ATGTTGAAAGCCCAATACAATGCACGTGGACCGGTTCCAGAAGCCTCCATTGAGGCGGTCAGCTTCGAGAAGCCGGTCCTGGATAGCGGCCAGGTACTGATTGAGGTGCTGGCCGCACCAATCAACCCCTCCGATGTACTGACCCTGACGGGCGAGTACGGCATGTTGCCGCCGCTGCCAGCGGTGGGAGGCAATGAAGGGGTGGGGCGAGTGGTAGAACAAGGCGCCGGGGTGGATGCACCCGCCGTGGGGCAGACGGTGTTGCTGCCGGTCGGCTGCGGTACTTGGGCCTCCCACGTGGTGGCGAGCGCCGGGGAGCTGGTTCCGCTGCCCAATGATGCCGATCCCCAGCAGCTGGCGATGATGACCGTGAATCCCCCCACCGCCTCCCTGCTGTTGAGTGAGTTTGTCGACCTGGCTGCCGGCGACTGGGTGATCCAGAATGCCGCCAACTCCGGAGTGGGTGGCTACCTGATCCAGCTGGCACGTCTGCGCGGCTACAAGACAGTGAATGTGGTAAGGAGGGAGTCAGCGGTCGCGGCGGTTGAGGCCGAGGGGGCCGATGTGGTGCTGGTGGATGGCGATGACCTGCGCCAGCGGGTACTGGAGGCGACCGGTGGCGAGATGCCGCGCCTGGCGATCGATGCCGTAGGGGGCGCGGCCACCGACCGCATCGCTGCCTGCCTGGGCGAGGGGGGCATCCTGGTCAACTATGGCGCCATGAGCCGAGAGCCCTGCCAGATAGCTCCGTTGAACCTGGTGTTTAAGGATATACAGGTTAAGGGATTCTGGCTGGCGCGCTGGTTTCAGCAGGCCTCGGCCGAGCAGAAAATGAAGGTGTTCGGTGAGGTGGCCGGCTTGATTGCGGCCGGAAAGCTGCATGCGCGGGTAGCGGCCAGCTTCAGTCTCGAACAGATCAAAGAGGCGGTGGCTGCGGCGGCTGCCGGTGAGCGAGAGGGTAAAGTGATGGTGGTCCCCAATCGCTCCTGA
- a CDS encoding diguanylate cyclase, with the protein MNRLIETLGHEEIKALALSLQGLVGHHLQWLNRIHQVFICQQPIDYPLARDYRGCSFGQWYYGVSQRELKQAPEFIRIGRLHQQLHELATEMLLQYEQQGVVNEALYGEFTTIEQRFVAEVEALAFAIDDTTRQFDSLTHLPTRSLMGVVLEKELSRVNRRRGSCSLVMGDIDHFKEVNDRYGHPMGDRVLEAVASYFEEALRRYDVVSRYGGEEFLFSMPETDLGAACEIAERLREGLEATPIPMQEGAEVWVTASFGVAEMEPGKPLVEAISRADEALYRAKKSGRNRVCGWSQENRAGGV; encoded by the coding sequence GTGAACCGTTTAATTGAGACGCTGGGGCATGAGGAGATCAAGGCCCTGGCCCTCAGCCTTCAGGGGTTGGTGGGGCACCACCTGCAGTGGCTGAATCGCATTCACCAGGTTTTTATCTGCCAGCAACCGATCGATTATCCATTGGCCCGAGACTATCGAGGTTGCTCCTTCGGCCAGTGGTATTACGGGGTTTCCCAGCGCGAGCTCAAGCAGGCTCCCGAATTTATTCGCATTGGCCGGCTTCACCAGCAGCTGCACGAGCTGGCGACCGAGATGCTGCTGCAGTATGAGCAGCAGGGGGTGGTTAATGAAGCACTCTACGGGGAGTTCACCACCATCGAGCAGCGCTTTGTGGCAGAGGTGGAGGCACTGGCCTTCGCCATCGATGACACCACGCGCCAGTTCGACAGCTTGACCCACCTGCCTACCCGCAGCCTGATGGGTGTCGTGCTGGAAAAAGAGCTTTCACGGGTCAACCGCAGGCGAGGCTCCTGTTCCCTGGTGATGGGGGACATCGACCACTTCAAGGAGGTCAATGACCGCTATGGCCACCCGATGGGTGATCGGGTGCTGGAGGCGGTGGCGAGCTACTTCGAGGAGGCCCTCAGGCGCTACGATGTGGTGTCACGCTATGGAGGGGAGGAGTTTCTCTTCTCGATGCCGGAGACGGACCTGGGCGCGGCTTGCGAGATTGCCGAGCGCTTGCGCGAGGGGCTGGAGGCCACCCCGATCCCCATGCAGGAGGGGGCAGAGGTGTGGGTGACCGCTTCGTTCGGGGTGGCCGAGATGGAGCCCGGCAAGCCTCTGGTAGAGGCCATTAGTCGTGCCGACGAGGCGCTCTACAGGGCCAAAAAAAGCGGCCGCAACCGGGTTTGCGGTTGGTCACAAGAGAACCGGGCCGGAGGTGTTTGA
- a CDS encoding methyltransferase family protein, whose amino-acid sequence MFEIMHWLEMKIPPPLYLLMFGGAMWWLADTGIGWQWHDPLLLVLGWGVIAVGVSLDLGGLWRFVRARTTVNPYRPEHSSVLVVEGVYRYTRNPMYLGMLLVLVGWGCVLGSALALLLPPLFALCLTRVQILPEERVLEKTFGASYQAYRQRVRRWL is encoded by the coding sequence GTGTTTGAGATCATGCATTGGCTGGAGATGAAGATTCCCCCACCCCTTTATCTGCTGATGTTTGGTGGCGCCATGTGGTGGCTGGCGGACACGGGTATTGGGTGGCAGTGGCACGATCCGCTGCTTTTGGTTCTGGGCTGGGGGGTGATCGCGGTCGGGGTGTCACTCGACCTTGGCGGGCTATGGCGATTTGTTCGCGCCCGCACTACCGTTAACCCCTACCGACCCGAGCACAGTTCGGTGCTGGTGGTGGAGGGCGTCTACCGCTATACCCGTAACCCCATGTACCTGGGTATGTTGCTGGTGCTGGTGGGCTGGGGCTGTGTGCTGGGGTCGGCGCTGGCGTTGCTGCTTCCGCCGCTGTTTGCCCTGTGCCTGACGCGGGTGCAGATCCTGCCTGAAGAGCGGGTGCTGGAGAAAACCTTTGGGGCGTCGTATCAGGCGTACCGGCAGCGGGTGCGGCGCTGGTTGTAG
- a CDS encoding divergent polysaccharide deacetylase family protein, whose translation MRGVLAALCLLALPLMLGGTSSSPAFAGSDLRAPLPMPARDRHEQLLRWLALNPPPAIEAPVATPPTPAEASSSPMTRPLAPRLVIIIDDIGNNLQQGERSAGLPGPLNLAILPYTPHATHLATLGHAQGKEIMLHAPMENHQQLALGPGALTLGMDRSGFTEQLAESLDSVPFVRGVNNHMGSLMTEQAQQMHWTMGVLQERGLFFVDSRTSSNTVGARTAEAVGVPHLSRQVFLDHERDPLAIADAFERGLRIARQTGTAVLIGHPYPETLDLLEQRLPELEAEGISLVSAGQLIGQQQVAHKTP comes from the coding sequence ATGAGGGGAGTGCTGGCCGCCCTGTGCCTGCTGGCTCTCCCCTTGATGCTGGGGGGCACCAGCAGCTCACCCGCCTTTGCGGGCAGTGACCTGCGCGCCCCTCTGCCCATGCCCGCCCGTGACCGCCACGAGCAGCTTCTGCGATGGCTGGCGCTCAACCCGCCCCCTGCCATTGAAGCCCCCGTGGCAACGCCGCCGACACCGGCTGAGGCCTCCTCCTCACCCATGACGCGCCCCCTGGCCCCGCGGCTGGTGATCATCATCGACGACATCGGCAACAACCTTCAGCAGGGGGAGCGCAGCGCCGGCCTCCCGGGCCCCCTCAATCTCGCGATCCTACCCTATACCCCCCACGCCACCCACCTGGCCACCCTGGGGCATGCGCAGGGCAAGGAGATCATGCTGCACGCCCCCATGGAGAACCACCAGCAACTTGCGTTGGGGCCTGGTGCCCTCACCCTGGGCATGGACCGGAGCGGATTTACGGAGCAACTGGCCGAGTCACTCGATAGCGTCCCCTTTGTGCGCGGGGTCAACAACCATATGGGCAGCCTGATGACCGAGCAGGCCCAGCAGATGCACTGGACCATGGGGGTTCTTCAGGAGCGGGGGCTGTTTTTTGTCGATAGTCGCACCAGCTCGAATACGGTGGGTGCCCGTACCGCCGAGGCGGTCGGCGTACCGCATCTGAGCCGACAGGTATTTCTCGACCACGAACGCGATCCGCTAGCGATCGCCGACGCCTTCGAGCGAGGCTTGCGCATCGCGCGCCAGACAGGCACTGCGGTACTGATCGGCCACCCCTACCCAGAGACCCTTGACCTGCTGGAGCAACGACTTCCAGAGCTGGAAGCCGAGGGCATCAGCCTGGTCAGCGCGGGCCAGTTGATCGGCCAGCAGCAGGTTGCCCACAAGACCCCCTGA